One stretch of Ficedula albicollis isolate OC2 chromosome 7, FicAlb1.5, whole genome shotgun sequence DNA includes these proteins:
- the LOC101817470 gene encoding LOW QUALITY PROTEIN: aryl hydrocarbon receptor-like (The sequence of the model RefSeq protein was modified relative to this genomic sequence to represent the inferred CDS: inserted 1 base in 1 codon) produces the protein MYAGRKRKKPVPKSPKPPPPEGVKSNPSKRHRDRLNQELNTLTGLLPFPEDVRSRLDKLSILRLTVGYLKVKSYLRAAAPKVGNCVDQLRAPGGDRWMEPQGDRELFPEGELLLQALNGFVIAVTGDGYIFYISPTVQDYLGFHQSDLIYQSVYELIHADDRAAFRCQLHRSPLHTADTFPPEQPLLAGHGASSSPQHLRAEKQSFVERSFTCRFRCLLDNSSGFLALNFRGRLKFLLGQQKSAADKSPVALFAIATLLQPLSILELRTKTLIFQTKHKLDFTPMACDSRGKVVLGYTEVELCRRGSGYQFVHAADMMHCAEHHVRMMKTGESGLTVFRLLTKRGRWVWVQANARLVYKGDKPDCIIARQRALSNEEGEEHLRKRNLQLPFSFATGEAVLYGNYVPGFLDSFQAKEELQVQANSNPEQHLVDPNSLLGAVMRQDASIYNCHADNVPQFSLPGFPPEPDGLSQYEDASSAKVDSDPLLVVIQRLFEKREVAGNVCPSLGMGSTELQQWEEALLGLEAAQEPPAQGFSQRLATKVTSCVEQMMWSSALREDFPPCHEENSVVAHFQRCRAAGSVSPAQPRAAGTQGGQGAVGSVASIASEGSSAQPEQQVPFNPARLVAGTGLGIPISSSTSSAALQLANQAIQAGATSSAPVDNTAPTAQSQPRCQLVGSNTLVTMWHNVPLQANPASCPSDAWLAIAPKRLEAAGAHMESQKSAGSPESPPGAELWLPPPSQSIPCPTQGLHDSLFSGDGKLCDVEAALPAPLGASTLPGHGDFPRQPLAAHVEPSFSWEEEQAALREDKCFSQLWLPQSGAAPQRSHGAGPVHSSLSTDPSVHQMDCVVLPECQYGNSLFRHESSFLRDAAEXTPSPAARCSALLC, from the exons ctgcagctccaaagGTTGGGAACTGCGTGGATCAGCtcagagccccaggaggggacagatgGATGGAGCCACAGGGTGACAGGGAGCTGTTTCCtgagggagagctgctgctccag GCACTCAATGGATTTGTCATCGCTGTGACTGGAGATGGCTACATCTTCTATATCTCCCCTACTGTGCAGGACTACCTGGGCTTCCACCAG TCGGATCTCATCTACCAGAGCGTGTATGAGCTGATCCATGCCGACGACAGGGCTGCCTTCCGCTGCCAGCTGCACAGGAGCCCCCTGCATACTGCTGACA cctttccccctGAGCAGCCGCTGCTGGCGGGACACGGTGCCTCAtccagcccccagcacctccGTGCTGAGAAGCAATCCTTCGTGGAGAGGAGCTTCACCTGCCGCTTCCGCTGCCTGCTGGATAACTCTTCGGGATTCCTG GCCTTGAATTTCCGTGGGCGCCTGAAGTTCCTTCTTGGGCAGCAAAAGTCGGCAGCAGACAAGTCCCCAGTTGCTCTCTTTGCCATTGCCACActcctccagcctctctccATCCTGGAACTCCGGACCAAAACGCTGATCTTCCAGACAAAGCACAAGCTGGACTTCACTCCCATGGCCTGTGATTCCCG GGGGAAGGTTGTCCTGGGATACACGGaggtggagctgtgcaggagggggTCCGGATACCAGTTTGTGCACGCAGCCGACATGATGCACTGCGCAGAGCACCATGTGAGAA TGATGAAGACGGGGGAGAGCGGGCTGACGGTGTTCCGGCTGCTGACCAAGAGGGGCCGCTGGGTGTGGGTGCAGGCCAACGCACGGCTCGTCTACAAAGGGGACAAGCCCGACTGCATCATCGCCCGCCAGCGAGCCCTGTC GAATGAAGAAGGAGAGGAGCATCTCCGGAAGAGAAACCTGCAGCTGCCTTTCAGCTTTGCCACAGGGGAAGCAGTCTTGTATGGGAATTATGTTCCCGGGTTCCTGGACTCATTTCAAGCCAAGGAGGAGTTGCAGGTGCAAGCAAATTCCAACCCAGAGCAGCACTTGGTAGACCCCAACTCTCTGCTTGGGGCCGTGATGAGGCAGGATGCATCCATATACAATTGCCACGCTGACAACGTGCCTCAGTTCTCCCTGCCAGGTTTCCCCCCTGAGCCCGATGGGCTGAGCCAGTATGAGGACGCCAGCAGTGCCAAGGTGGACAGTGACCCCCTCTTGGTGGTCATCCAAAGGCTCTTTGAGAAGAGGGAGGTGGCTGGAAACGTCTGCCCAAGCCTTGGcatgggcagcacagagctgcagcagtgggaggaggCCCTGCTCGGCCTGGAGGCAGCGCAGGAGCCACCTGCTCAGGGGTTCAGCCAGAGGCTGGCCACCAAGGTGACATCCTGTGTGGAGCAGATGATGTGGAGCAGCGCCCTCAGGGAGGACTTCCCACCCTGCCATGAAGAAAACAGTGTTGTGGCTCACTTCCAGCGCTGCCGGGCAgctggctcagtgtccccagcacagccccgggCAGCGGGCACACAGGGAGGCCAGGGGGCTGTGGGCTCTGTAGCCTCCATTGCCTctgagggcagctctgcccagccagagcagcaggtccCGTTTaacccagccaggctggtggcagggaCTGGGCTGGGTATCCCCATCTCTAGCAGCACATCCTCTGCAGCACTTCAGCTGGCAAACCAAGCAATTCAAGCAGGAGCTACAAGCTCTGCTCCTGTAGATAACACTGCTCCAactgctcagagccagcccaggtgCCAGCTGGTGGGCTCAAACACATTGGTGACTATGTGGCACAATGTCCCCCTCCAGGCAAACCCAGCCAGTTGCCCGTCAGATGCTTGGCTGGCCATAGCTCCGAAACggctggaagctgcaggagcacacaTGGAGTCCCAAAAATCAGCTGGCAGCCCTGAGAGCCCCCCAGGGGCCGAGCTGTGGTTGCCACCCCCCTCCCAATCTATTCCTTGCCCCACGCAGGGCTTGCATGACTCCCTGTTCTCTGGGGATGGGAAGCTCTGTGATGTGgaggctgctctccctgcacccTTAGGAGCCAGCACACTGCCAGGGCACGGCGACTTCCCCagacagcccctggcagcccatGTAGagcccagcttttcctgggaagaggagcaggcagcGCTCCGAGAGGACAAGTGCTTCTCACAGCTGTGGCTCCCGCAGTCTGGGGCAGCTCCTCAGAGGAGCCACGGAGCAGGACCAGTGCACTCCAGCCTCAGCACAGATCCCAGCGTCCACCAGATGGACTGTGTTGTGCTGCCTGAGTGCCAGTATGGAAACAGCCTCTTTAGGCATGAGAGCAGCTTCCTGAGGGATGCTGCTG GtaccccttccccagcagccaggtgcTCTGCCTTGCTCTGTTGA